Proteins from a genomic interval of Plutella xylostella chromosome 24, ilPluXylo3.1, whole genome shotgun sequence:
- the LOC105393677 gene encoding dioxygenase tasH: protein MLILNTLTILLQIIVVGFVSILSMNIVRQFTGVARKMAVLAPAIFVNHGGGPMPLLGDEVHAGLTKFLRDDVQKHINLKEWKAIILVTAHWEESQVTISSGKHHDLYFDYYGFPPESYKYKYDAPGDPETAQRVHNALKDAGIKSKLDSQRGWDHGVFVPMMLINPEANIPIIQISVLENQDPKQHYEIGKVLQQFRKEGIAILGSGMSYHNMREFRYGRYKDAAVNKEFDDYLTKVCTAENESERKAGLLAWRDQPGASEAHPPHAAEHFMPLVVIAGAGGSKPAERIFNWDMSGAFRLSSYIWNGE, encoded by the coding sequence ATGCTCATTCTAAATACATTGACTATACTCCTTCAGATAATCGTGGTAGGGTTTGTGTCTATTCTGTCGATGAATATAGTGAGACAGTTTACTGGTGTCGCTCGTAAAATGGCTGTATTGGCGCCTGCTATATTCGTGAACCACGGAGGGGGCCCGATGCCCTTACTGGGGGACGAGGTACACGCAGGACTCACGAAATTCTTGCGAGACGACGTTCAAAAACACATCAATCTAAAAGAGTGGAAGGCTATTATCCTGGTCACAGCGCACTGGGAGGAGTCGCAAGTAACGATTTCGTCGGGTAAACACCACGATCTATACTTCGACTACTACGGTTTCCCGCCAGAATCCTACAAATACAAGTATGACGCCCCGGGTGACCCTGAGACTGCTCAGAGAGTGCACAATGCATTGAAAGACGCGGGAATCAAGTCGAAACTCGACTCTCAACGAGGTTGGGACCATGGAGTCTTCGTTCCCATGATGCTGATCAACCCTGAAGCTAACATACCAATCATTCAAATATCAGTTCTTGAAAATCAGGATCCGAAACAACATTACGAGATTGGGAAAGTGTTGCAACAGTTTCGGAAAGAGGGCATTGCTATTCTGGGATCCGGGATGTCCTACCACAACATGAGAGAGTTCCGATACGGCAGATACAAGGATGCTGCAGTGAATAAGGAGTTTGATGATTATTTAACAAAAGTCTGCACGGCGGAAAATGAGTCTGAGAGAAAAGCGGGTTTGTTAGCTTGGAGGGATCAGCCAGGGGCTTCAGAAGCTCATCCTCCTCATGCAGCCGAGCACTTCATGCCGTTAGTAGTGATTGCCGGGGCTGGGGGCTCCAAGCCCGCTGAGAGGATATTCAACTGGGATATGAGTGGGGCATTTCGACTAAGCTCTTATATTTGGAACGGGGAATGA
- the LOC105393674 gene encoding tetratricopeptide repeat protein 1, giving the protein MSEEQAKSSGVIPSNEEIIDEITKDLKSSAISAENPEEFVINPGTSQEDLPSKSGDSQKTDIPDWVAGDLDKDEKETSEDDTKESDDIDEEGLRAAELALTDDQKAERKIIAEELKVAGNLAFKDGDYERSIEKYTEGLITCPLQFTQQRSILYCNRSAAKMKLTKYSDAVKDCSKAIELDDKYVKAYIRRAQSYEASDKLDEALADWQKILEFDPSHKDAKVATIRLPPLIEERNEKLKTEMMGKLKDLGNMILKPFGLSTENFKLEQDPESKGYKINFQQ; this is encoded by the exons ATGTCCGAAGAACAAGCCAAATCTTCGGGCGTCATCCCTTCCAATGAGGAAATCATAGATGAGATCACCAAAGACTTGAAATCCTCGGCTATTTCTGCGGAAAACCCTGAAGAGTTTGTTATTAACCCTGGCACAAGTCAAGAAGATCTTCCATCGAAATCCGGAGACTCTCAAAAAACAG ACATTCCAGACTGGGTCGCCGGTGACCTGGACAAAGATGAGAAAGAGACATCAGAAGACGACACCAAAGAGTCGGATGACATAGACGAGGAAGGCCTTAGAGCCGCCGAGCTCGCCCTCACTGATGACCAGAAAGCGGAGAGGAAGATAATTGCTGAGGAGCTGAAGGTTGCTGGCAACTTGGCGTTTAAAGATGGAGATTACGAAAGGAGCATAGAGAAATACACAGAAG GTTTAATAACTTGTCCCCTACAATTCACACAGCAGAGATCCATTCTCTATTGCAACAGAAGTGCGGCCAAAATGAAGTTAACTAAATACAGTGATGCTGTGAAAGATTGTTCTAAAGCTATTGAACTAGATGATAAATATGTCAAGGCGTATATAAG ACGAGCGCAAAGCTACGAAGCTTCGGACAAACTCGACGAGGCGTTAGCAGACTGGCAGAAGATCCTCGAGTTCGACCCGTCGCATAAGGACGCCAAAGTAGCCACAATAAGGCTACCACCATTGATCGAAGAACGAAATGAAAAACTCAAAACGGAGATGATGGGCAAACTTAAAGACTTGGGCAACATGATACTGAAGCCGTTTGGGCTGTCTACGGAGAACTTTAAACTAGAGCAGGACCCTGAGAGTAAAGGTTACAAGATAAACTTCCAGCAGTGA
- the LOC105393673 gene encoding F-box/WD repeat-containing protein 11, with amino-acid sequence MKMEFEKMIEDTYPNQQQTSLKTLETGTRPVPSSAGYTSERDACLNYFTRWNETDQVEFVEQLLARMCHYQHGHINAYLKPMLQRDFISLLPKKGLDHVAENILSYLDAASLCAAELVCREWQRVISEGMLWKKLVERKVRTDSLWRGLAERRGWIQYLFKPKPGWQHPSHAFYRQLFPKIIQDIRSIEDNWRGGRHNLQRINCRSENSKGVYCLQYDDNKIVSGLRDNTIKIWDRKTLQCVKELQGHTGSVLCLQYDSRAIISGSSDSTVRVWDVATGAMLNTLIHHCEAVLHLRFSNGMMVTCSKDRSIAVWDMTSTTEIMLRRVLVGHRAAVNVVDFDEKYIVSASGDRTIKVWNTSSCEFVRTLNGHKRGIACLQYRDRLVVSGSSDNTIRLWDIECGQCIRVLEGHEELVRCIRFDNKRIVSGAYDGKIKVWDLPAALDVRTPHQDLCLRTLVEHTGRVFRLQFDEFQIVSSSHDDTILVWDFLNYGAQPAPHPERD; translated from the exons atgaaaatggagTTTGAGAAAATGATAGAAGACACCTATCCAAATCAG CAACAGACATCGCTGAAGACCCTGGAGACGGGGACGCGGCCGGTGCCGAGCAGCGCCGGGTACACGTCAGAGCGGGACGCCTGCCTCAACTACTTCACACGATGGAACGAGACCGACCAG GTCGAGTTCGTGGAGCAGCTGCTGGCGCGCATGTGCCACTACCAGCACGGGCACATCAACGCGTACCTCAAGCCCATGCTGCAGCGGGACTTCATCAGCCTGCTGCCCA AAAAAGGCCTAGACCACGTGGCAGAAAACATCTTATCCTACCTGGACGCGGCGTCCCTCTGCGCCGCCGAGCTGGTCTGTCGCGAGTGGCAGCGCGTCATCAGCGAGGGCATGCTGTGGAAGAAACTGGTGGAGAGGAAAGTGAGGACGGACTCCCTGTGGCGCGGGCTGGCTGAGAGGCGCGGGTG GATCCAGTACCTGTTCAAACCGAAGCCGGGCTGGCAGCACCCGTCGCACGCGTTCTACAGACAATTGTTCCCCAAGATCATACAGGACATCCGATCCATTGAGGACAACTGGCGCGGCGGCCGGCACAACCTACAG aGGATAAACTGCAGATCGGAGAATTCTAAGGGCGTGTACTGCCTGCAGTACGACGACAACAAGATCGTGTCGGGCCTCCGAGACAACACCATCAAGATATGGGATAGGAAAACGTTGCAGTGTGTTAAG GAGCTCCAAGGCCACACGGGCTCAGTCCTCTGTCTCCAATACGACTCTCGCGCCATCATCAGCGGCTCGTCAGACAGCACGGTGCGAGTGTGGGACGTGGCCACGGGCGCCATGCTCAACACGCTGATCCACCACTGCGAGGCCGTGCTGCACCTGCGGTTTAGCAACGGCATGATGGTCACTTGTAGTAAG GACCGTTCGATAGCAGTATGGGACATGACCTCGACAACAGAGATCATGCTGCGGCGCGTGCTGGTCGGGCACCGAGCCGCCGTCAACGTCGTGGACTTCGACGAGAAGTACATCGTCAGCGCCTCCGGAGATAGGACCATTAAG GTGTGGAACACCTCATCCTGCGAGTTCGTGCGAACCCTAAACGGCCACAAACGGGGCATCGCGTGCCTTCAATACCGGGACCGGCTCGTCGTGTCTGGCTCCAGCGACAACACCATCCGGCTGTGGGACATCGAGTGCGGCCAGTGCATCCGCGTGCTGGAGGGCCACGAGGAGCTGGTGCGGTGCATACG ATTCGACAACAAGCGGATAGTGAGCGGCGCGTACGACGGCAAGATCAAGGTGTGGGACCTCCCCGCGGCGCTCGACGTTCGCACGCCCCACCAGGACCTGTGTTTAAGGACGCTAGTG GAGCACACGGGGCGCGTGTTCCGGCTGCAGTTCGACGAGTTCCAGATCGTGTCCTCGAGCCACGACGACACCATCCTCGTGTGGGACTTCCTCAACTACGGCGCGCAGCCGGCGCCGCATCCGGAGCGAGACTG A
- the LOC105393675 gene encoding zinc finger protein 37 homolog: protein MKVSKGQCCKCASTVEDGVTLYRFPKPGLKNALRCELWAKFYAPDRNWASTELQNQLYSQHKMLCSKHFESSMFYDKTKLVRHAVPNQSNCDIKVEKSSPNTPSPSLRPSEEQLTMEHYSDTEDKKPYEGIICICCMATENLEELFAQNNDYNSEYHDYASMIQSGLNIQLSAADGHSSICRTCADKVTEVVFFKQQILNTVSLLTSVNDSKLTQKSDDATKLKIHVKIEAIDSDDLTSGADDDDDDDKKGAVEHIEEKPAPNQKRKVGRPRKFPKTKMPYKIGAQDRICRECNLEFPNNLILKRHYNSHFPNFKCTVCLKSFMNSQSLTKHERVHLTGPFECNVCHKEYSAYNSLMSHKRRHKKDPLYKCNMCNIRFATIAKRVKHLELEHGVTEKLYKCEYCDMAFRHSEERHRHITAKHHRQEYRCPVCDFRSTQSGVRAHLANIHGEGEKKHRCDTCDKTFWRRQTLVLHCKSHFNERSFKCKLCSKSFVQKVTLCRHIEMHIKKGEFTGHPGELVTTKESEDTGMLEERLDEEYLDESCSASSEIFEKGTFEEIEANLDLECGSDFEIEALDEWSLNSNEFDEIEG, encoded by the exons ATGAAAGTTTCCAAGGGACAGTGTTGTAAATGTGCCTCTACAGTTGAAGACGGAGTCACTCTCTATCGGTTTCCTAAACCCGGCTTAAAAAATGCACTACg TTGCGAGCTTTGGGCCAAGTTCTATGCTCCAGACAGGAACTGGGCCTCCACAGAACTTCAGAACCAGTTATATTCTCAACACAAGATGCTCTGTTCGAAACACTTTGAAAGTTCAATGTTCTATGATAAGACCAAACTAGTGAGACATGCCGTGCCTAATCAAAGCAACTGTGATATTAAG gtGGAAAAGTCCAGCCCAAACACACCCAGCCCCAGCCTTCGGCCCTCAGAAGAACAGCTGACTATGGAGCACTATTCTGATACTGAG gATAAAAAACCATATGAAGGCATCATTTGTATCTGCTGTATGGCAACGGAAAATTTGGAGGAATTATTTGCTCAGAACAATGACTACAACTCTGAGTACCATGACTATGCTTCAATGATACAGTCCGGTTTGAATATTCag tTGTCAGCAGCTGACGGCCACTCCTCGATCTGTAGGACATGCGCTGACAAAGTTACCGAAGTTGTATTCTTCAAGCAACAAATTCTAAATACTGTGTCCTTATTGACCTCCGTGAATG ACAGCAAGTTGACACAAAAATCAGACGATGCAACCAAGCTTAAGATCCACGTGAAGATTGAGGCCATTGATAGTGATGATCTGACGTCAggtgctgatgatgatgatgatgatgataaaaaggGTGCAGTTGAGCATATAG AGGAAAAACCGGCGCCAAACCAAAAAAGGAAAGTGGGACGACCGCGCAAATTCCCCAAAACAAAAATGCCATACAAAATAGGAGCGCAAGACCGAATCTGCAGAGAATGTAACTTGGAGTTCCCCAACAATTTGATATTGAAGCGGCACTACAATAGTCACTTCCCGAACTTCAAGTGcactgtttgcttaaaaagttttatgaaTTCGCAGAGTTTGACAAAACACGAGCGCGTTCATTTGACTGGACCATTCGAGTGCAATGTTTGTCACAAg GAGTACAGCGCTTATAACTCCCTAATGAGTCACAAGAGAAGACACAAAAAAGATCCTTTATACAAGTGCAACATGTGCAATATAAGATTTGCTACTATTGCTAAAAGAGTCAAACATTTGGAGTTAGAACACGGCGTGACGGAAAAACTATACAAATGTGAATACTGCGACATGGCGTTCCGACATAGCG agGAACGCCATAGACATATCACGGCTAAGCACCATAGACAAGAGTACAGGTGTCCAGTGTGTGATTTTCGCTCCACGCAGAGTGGAGTGCGCGCACATTTGGCCAACATACACGGAGAAGGCGAGAAGAAGCATAGGTGTGATACGTGCGATAAGACATTTTGGAGACGACAAACTTTGGTTTTGCATTGCAAAAGTCACTTTAATGAGCGAAG TTTCAAATGCAAGCTGTGCTCAAAGAGTTTCGTTCAAAAAGTCACATTATGCCGCCATATTGAAATGCACATAAAGAAGGGAGAGTTTACTGGGCACCCGGGCGAGTTAGTTACTACAAAAGAATCGGAAGACACTGGCATGCTAGAAGAACGATTAGACGAAGAGTATTTAGACGAAAGTTGTTCGGCGTCGTCggaaatttttgaaaaaggaACATTTGAGGAAATCGAAGCAAATTTGGATTTGGAATGCGGGTCGGATTTCGAAATTGAAGCTCTGGATGAATGGAGTTTGAACTCCAACGAGTTTGATGAAATTGAAGGATGA